A single region of the Arthrobacter sp. zg-Y820 genome encodes:
- a CDS encoding potassium-transporting ATPase subunit F, with protein MIFFDVLALALAAAAAVYLLAALIRPERF; from the coding sequence GTGATCTTCTTCGACGTCCTCGCGCTGGCCCTGGCGGCAGCCGCAGCAGTTTATCTGCTCGCGGCACTGATCCGACCGGAGCGTTTCTGA
- the kdpB gene encoding potassium-transporting ATPase subunit KdpB has product MTTLTKNSPSSRGKNSAGKAGNGPDQTPDGSGPGDGTKSGRGSGFSAAQLAAAFPGALRKLDPRIMWHTPVMFIVEVGAALITVIAVAESVTGGAGTSGGSAVPGSFTWLIAAWLWLTVVFANLAEAVAEGRGKAQAASLRATRTTTPAQRVAGYDPAGDPSASRTASEEVASADLVLDDVVVVTAGGIIPGDGDIIDGIASVDESAITGESAPVVRESGGDRSAVTGGTRVLSDRIVVRITSKPGETFVDRMIRLVEGAARQKTPNEIALDILLATLSLIFLVVVVTLNPLAGYAGAAVSIPVLVALLVCLIPTTIGALLSAIGIAGMDRLVQHNVLAMSGRAVEAAGDVTTLLLDKTGTITYGNRQAADFIPVASADRDELIRAAVLSSAEDPTPEGKSIVDLAAGLLAGTDSAGKDRLPVKEADAVSVPFTAQTRMSGLDRADGSKIRKGAGSAVMDWVTESGGIKVDVLSDLAYQVDKISAGGGTPLVVAVRDADGGSRVLGVVHLKDVVKDGLKERFAELRTMGIRTVMITGDNPRTAKAIAAEAGVDDFLAEATPEDKMALIRTEQAKGQLVAMTGDGTNDAPALAQADVGVAMNTGTSAAKEAGNMVDLDSDPTKLIDIVRIGKQLLITRGALTTFSIANDVAKYFAIIPAMFMGVFPGLAVLNVMGLHSPASAILSAVIFNALVIIALIPLALRGVKYRAANASGILTRNLLVFGVGGVVAPFIGIKLIDLAVSLIPGF; this is encoded by the coding sequence ATGACCACTCTGACGAAAAACTCCCCATCCAGCCGCGGTAAAAACTCTGCGGGCAAAGCCGGAAACGGTCCGGACCAAACGCCGGACGGCTCAGGGCCCGGCGACGGCACGAAGTCCGGGCGGGGCAGCGGCTTCTCGGCCGCCCAGCTTGCCGCGGCCTTTCCCGGAGCCCTGCGCAAACTCGATCCGCGCATCATGTGGCACACGCCGGTCATGTTCATCGTGGAGGTGGGCGCCGCGCTGATTACCGTCATTGCGGTGGCGGAGTCCGTCACCGGCGGTGCCGGAACCTCCGGCGGCAGCGCGGTGCCGGGAAGCTTCACCTGGCTGATCGCCGCCTGGCTTTGGCTGACCGTCGTCTTCGCCAACCTGGCCGAAGCGGTGGCCGAAGGCCGGGGCAAGGCCCAGGCGGCGTCGCTGCGCGCCACCCGCACCACCACCCCGGCACAGCGGGTTGCCGGCTATGACCCGGCCGGCGATCCGTCGGCCTCCCGCACCGCCAGCGAGGAGGTTGCCTCCGCCGATCTGGTGCTCGACGACGTCGTGGTGGTCACCGCCGGCGGAATCATTCCCGGCGACGGCGACATCATTGACGGCATTGCGTCGGTGGACGAGTCGGCCATCACGGGCGAGTCCGCCCCGGTGGTCCGGGAGTCCGGCGGCGACCGGTCAGCCGTGACCGGCGGCACCCGGGTGCTCTCGGACCGCATCGTGGTCCGCATTACCAGCAAGCCCGGGGAGACGTTCGTGGACCGGATGATCCGTCTGGTGGAAGGGGCAGCCCGGCAGAAAACGCCGAACGAGATCGCCCTGGACATCCTGCTGGCCACCCTGTCACTGATCTTCCTGGTCGTTGTGGTGACGCTGAACCCGCTGGCGGGCTACGCCGGCGCCGCGGTGAGCATCCCGGTCCTGGTGGCCCTGCTGGTCTGCCTGATTCCGACCACCATCGGCGCGCTGCTCTCCGCCATCGGCATTGCCGGCATGGACCGCCTTGTCCAGCACAACGTGCTGGCCATGTCCGGCCGTGCCGTCGAAGCCGCCGGAGATGTCACCACCCTGCTGCTGGATAAGACCGGCACCATCACGTACGGCAACCGGCAGGCAGCGGACTTCATTCCGGTGGCAAGCGCGGACCGGGATGAACTGATCCGCGCCGCCGTCCTGTCCTCCGCGGAGGATCCGACGCCGGAAGGCAAGTCCATCGTGGACCTGGCCGCCGGCCTGCTGGCGGGAACTGACAGCGCCGGAAAGGACAGGCTTCCCGTCAAGGAGGCCGACGCCGTCAGCGTTCCCTTCACCGCGCAGACCCGGATGAGCGGCCTGGACCGTGCCGACGGGTCGAAGATCCGCAAGGGTGCCGGGTCGGCCGTCATGGACTGGGTAACCGAGAGCGGCGGAATCAAGGTTGATGTGCTTTCCGACCTGGCTTACCAGGTGGACAAAATCTCTGCCGGCGGCGGCACGCCGCTGGTGGTGGCGGTCCGCGACGCCGACGGCGGCAGCCGGGTACTCGGCGTCGTGCACCTGAAGGACGTGGTCAAGGACGGGCTGAAGGAGCGCTTCGCCGAGCTGCGCACCATGGGCATCCGCACGGTAATGATCACGGGCGATAATCCGCGCACCGCGAAGGCGATCGCAGCGGAAGCCGGGGTGGACGACTTCTTGGCCGAAGCCACCCCGGAGGACAAGATGGCACTGATCCGCACGGAACAGGCCAAAGGTCAGCTGGTAGCCATGACCGGGGACGGCACCAATGATGCCCCGGCACTGGCCCAGGCCGATGTAGGCGTGGCCATGAACACCGGAACGTCGGCCGCCAAAGAAGCCGGCAACATGGTGGACCTGGACTCGGACCCCACCAAGCTGATCGACATTGTCCGGATCGGCAAGCAGTTGCTGATCACCCGCGGGGCGCTGACCACGTTCTCCATCGCCAATGACGTGGCCAAGTACTTCGCGATCATTCCCGCGATGTTCATGGGAGTTTTCCCGGGACTGGCTGTCCTGAACGTCATGGGCCTGCACTCGCCGGCGTCGGCGATCCTCTCCGCGGTGATCTTCAATGCGCTCGTGATCATCGCCCTGATTCCGCTGGCCCTGCGCGGCGTGAAATACCGCGCCGCGAACGCCTCCGGAATCCTCACCCGGAACCTGCTGGTCTTCGGCGTCGGCGGGGTGGTGGCACCCTTCATCGGGATCAAGCTCATCGACCTGGCCGTGTCCCTGATTCCGGGGTTCTGA
- a CDS encoding lantibiotic dehydratase C-terminal domain-containing protein, with product MGGKMCRLTPDNGASLLNHKNTWWILTIQPARKEVRDPVVGQIVTPLAAQARVLGAERWSYKLSQGPETSSVQVRVLAPPAVLERLLSFTRALVNHAVAQLGSLDISEQRFCPGPSCWGGESVMPNFESALAKFGGLEGLNLAAEVGELSSDLAAWALSCFPNAQSRSPLAALLLFDTAHAMMRGPRSSIWADRRSVSWDYYWDSHLRGCTGSVGPQAAKLREDLTARLAPRIMPAHRLMAVTASEPAVENWRRRWSRAIDGYLYRADKERVSRSAQHLTVYQGSQLLNRLGFDVLEEAALGLYARSWSKDREATLRGLRP from the coding sequence ATGGGGGGGAAAATGTGTCGATTGACTCCTGACAATGGCGCCAGTCTACTGAATCACAAAAACACATGGTGGATCCTGACCATTCAGCCTGCAAGGAAGGAAGTCCGTGACCCGGTGGTTGGTCAAATTGTGACGCCGCTGGCTGCACAGGCCCGGGTGCTGGGCGCCGAGCGGTGGTCTTACAAGCTGTCTCAGGGACCCGAAACATCATCCGTGCAGGTCCGTGTCCTTGCTCCCCCTGCTGTCCTGGAACGTCTGCTGTCTTTCACCCGGGCGCTGGTAAATCACGCTGTTGCCCAGCTGGGCAGCCTGGACATCTCCGAGCAACGGTTCTGCCCTGGCCCGTCCTGCTGGGGAGGAGAGTCCGTGATGCCCAACTTCGAGTCTGCCCTGGCCAAGTTCGGCGGCTTGGAGGGCCTGAACTTGGCGGCTGAAGTTGGCGAGCTGTCCTCCGACCTCGCTGCTTGGGCTCTGTCCTGCTTTCCCAATGCACAGAGCCGCTCCCCGTTGGCGGCACTGCTGCTCTTCGATACCGCACACGCAATGATGCGCGGACCGCGCTCGTCCATCTGGGCTGACCGCAGGAGCGTTTCCTGGGACTACTACTGGGACAGCCATTTGCGCGGCTGCACCGGATCCGTTGGCCCGCAGGCCGCGAAGCTGCGCGAGGACCTCACAGCGCGGCTGGCGCCGCGGATCATGCCCGCCCACCGCCTGATGGCAGTTACGGCTTCGGAACCCGCGGTGGAAAACTGGCGTCGGCGTTGGTCCCGGGCCATCGACGGGTACCTGTACCGAGCGGACAAGGAGCGGGTCAGTCGAAGCGCCCAGCACCTCACTGTGTACCAGGGCAGTCAACTGCTCAACCGTCTCGGTTTTGACGTGCTGGAGGAAGCCGCGCTGGGGCTGTATGCCCGCTCGTGGAGCAAGGACCGTGAAGCCACCCTGCGCGGCCTGCGCCCTTAG
- a CDS encoding ribonuclease J produces MRIVALGGIGEIGRNMTVFEFDGKLLIVDCGVLFPEEIHPGVNLILPDFSYIRDRLNDVVGVVLTHGHEDHIGGIPYLLRERADIPLIGSKLTLAFVEAKLKEHRITPKLIQVKEGDRRTMGGFDLEFVAVNHSIPDSLAVAIRTEAGMILHTGDFKMDQFPLDRRITDLAGFARLGAEGVDLFLTDSTNADVPGFMASEKELAPAIDTVFRTAPRRIIVSSFASHIHRIQQVIDAADRYKRKVAFVGRSMIRNMTIAEELGYLNIPKGILVDFKALQRSDDPKVVLICTGSQGEPLAALSRMANKDHPIRIQENDTVLLASSLIPGNENAIYSVINSLTQLGANVVHKGNAKVHVSGHASAGELAYCYNIVKPRNVMPVHGEWRHLKANAAIAVATGMDPRDVVIAEDGVTVDLRRGRASISGKIPVGLVFVDGDSVGHTTEDDLKERLQLSEQGSVTVLALIDPDTGTVAEPPEFFIKGFACSPGDVKKAEAVVEKAINDAANGRGRGARNEDPEVIIERSVANWMRRFYNRTPAVTAIVVDA; encoded by the coding sequence ATGCGCATTGTCGCGCTGGGCGGCATCGGCGAAATCGGCAGAAACATGACTGTCTTTGAATTCGACGGCAAACTGCTGATCGTTGACTGCGGCGTCCTTTTCCCCGAGGAGATCCACCCCGGCGTTAACCTGATCCTGCCTGACTTCTCGTACATCCGTGACCGCCTGAACGATGTCGTTGGCGTCGTCCTGACCCACGGCCACGAAGACCACATTGGCGGCATTCCCTACCTGCTGCGCGAACGTGCGGACATCCCCCTGATCGGTTCCAAGCTGACTCTGGCGTTCGTCGAGGCGAAGCTCAAGGAACACCGCATCACCCCGAAGCTGATCCAGGTCAAGGAAGGCGACCGCCGCACCATGGGCGGCTTCGACCTCGAGTTCGTGGCCGTCAACCACTCAATCCCGGACAGCCTTGCCGTTGCCATTCGCACCGAGGCCGGAATGATCCTGCACACCGGTGACTTCAAGATGGACCAGTTCCCGCTGGACCGCCGGATCACCGACCTGGCCGGTTTTGCCCGTCTTGGCGCCGAAGGCGTGGACCTGTTCCTCACGGACTCCACCAACGCCGACGTGCCGGGCTTCATGGCCTCGGAGAAGGAACTGGCTCCCGCCATCGACACGGTGTTCCGCACCGCGCCGCGCCGGATCATCGTTTCCAGCTTCGCCAGCCACATCCACCGCATCCAGCAGGTCATTGACGCTGCCGACCGTTACAAGCGCAAGGTTGCCTTTGTGGGCCGGTCGATGATCCGGAACATGACCATCGCCGAGGAACTGGGCTACCTGAACATCCCCAAGGGCATCCTGGTGGACTTCAAGGCCCTTCAGCGCTCCGATGACCCCAAGGTTGTCCTGATCTGCACCGGTTCACAGGGCGAGCCGCTGGCAGCCCTGTCCCGCATGGCCAACAAGGACCACCCGATCCGGATCCAGGAGAATGACACCGTGCTGCTGGCCAGCTCGCTGATCCCGGGTAACGAGAACGCCATCTACAGCGTCATCAACTCCCTGACCCAGTTGGGCGCCAACGTGGTCCACAAGGGCAACGCCAAGGTCCACGTCTCCGGCCACGCCAGTGCCGGGGAACTGGCCTACTGCTACAACATCGTCAAGCCGCGCAACGTCATGCCGGTCCACGGCGAATGGCGCCACCTGAAGGCCAACGCGGCCATCGCCGTCGCCACCGGCATGGACCCGCGCGACGTCGTCATCGCAGAAGACGGCGTGACCGTTGACCTGCGCCGCGGCCGCGCGTCGATTTCCGGCAAGATCCCCGTCGGCCTGGTCTTCGTGGACGGCGACAGCGTCGGCCACACCACCGAGGATGACCTCAAGGAGCGCCTGCAGCTCTCCGAGCAGGGTTCCGTCACGGTCCTGGCCCTCATCGATCCGGACACCGGCACGGTTGCCGAGCCGCCGGAGTTCTTCATCAAGGGCTTCGCCTGCAGCCCGGGCGACGTCAAGAAGGCCGAAGCCGTTGTGGAAAAGGCCATCAATGACGCAGCCAACGGCCGCGGCCGCGGTGCCCGCAATGAAGACCCCGAGGTCATCATTGAGCGTTCCGTTGCCAACTGGATGCGCCGCTTCTACAACCGCACGCCTGCCGTCACGGCGATTGTCGTGGATGCCTAA
- the kdpC gene encoding potassium-transporting ATPase subunit KdpC — protein sequence MSTARTSARQLGVAVRAAVVLTLALGIVYPLAVTGIGQAVANNQANGSPVAVDGATVGSELIGQSFTDEEGAALPQWFQSRPSAAGDGYDGGASSGSNLGPTNPDLAAAIDERREAVAALEGVNPKEVPADALTASSSGLDPHISPEYALLQANRVAAERGLDTDEVRALVEDAVEGRQAGALGESRVNVLQLNIALAQLDT from the coding sequence ATGAGTACCGCACGCACGTCCGCCCGTCAGCTGGGAGTGGCGGTGAGGGCCGCAGTGGTCCTGACGCTGGCCCTGGGCATCGTCTATCCGCTGGCTGTCACCGGGATCGGGCAGGCCGTGGCCAACAACCAGGCCAACGGATCTCCGGTCGCCGTGGACGGCGCCACAGTGGGCTCCGAGCTGATCGGCCAGTCCTTCACCGACGAGGAGGGTGCCGCCCTGCCGCAGTGGTTCCAGTCCCGGCCGTCAGCGGCCGGTGACGGATACGACGGCGGTGCCTCCAGCGGCTCCAACCTGGGTCCCACGAACCCGGACCTGGCAGCGGCAATCGATGAGCGCCGCGAGGCCGTCGCCGCCCTCGAGGGAGTGAATCCGAAGGAGGTGCCGGCAGACGCCCTGACGGCGTCGTCGTCGGGCCTCGATCCGCACATCAGTCCCGAGTACGCGCTGCTTCAGGCAAACCGGGTGGCTGCCGAGCGCGGCCTGGACACCGACGAGGTGCGGGCGCTGGTCGAGGATGCGGTGGAAGGGAGGCAGGCAGGAGCGCTGGGGGAGTCCAGGGTGAACGTGTTGCAACTGAACATTGCGCTCGCGCAGTTGGACACTTAG
- a CDS encoding ester cyclase yields MDDDGLPESVRVLRRILFEGFATGDTALVNELVSPDLIEHQFGLEGRGPDAVAHVKEAIRQVHEAMPDISYELEDWATRGNTAWVRFRGRGTNTGPFFGPPSGKTVEVTVIDIAVVADGRITEHWGVPDRFSLLQQTGVLKRLRPGAAEG; encoded by the coding sequence ATGGACGACGACGGACTTCCGGAGAGCGTACGGGTCCTGCGGCGCATTCTCTTTGAAGGCTTCGCCACGGGCGATACCGCCCTTGTGAACGAGCTCGTCTCTCCGGATCTCATCGAGCACCAGTTCGGGCTCGAGGGCCGCGGACCCGATGCCGTTGCCCACGTTAAAGAGGCCATCCGGCAGGTCCACGAGGCCATGCCGGACATCAGCTATGAACTCGAAGACTGGGCAACGCGCGGCAACACCGCCTGGGTGCGCTTTCGCGGACGCGGCACGAATACGGGGCCGTTTTTCGGACCGCCGAGCGGAAAGACGGTTGAAGTGACGGTAATTGACATCGCCGTTGTCGCTGACGGGCGCATCACTGAACACTGGGGAGTGCCGGACCGCTTTTCGCTGCTCCAGCAGACCGGCGTGCTCAAGCGCTTGAGGCCGGGCGCGGCTGAGGGCTAA
- a CDS encoding DinB family protein, producing the protein MSTPSSHDSAAFASPLELQFQVFLDDHRGALYDCLDGMTETEVRSRLVPSKTTLLGLVKHATFVEQVWFNEAITCLSRAEIGCPAGPDESFDLTPEDTIASVRAAYSLACSASRAAAAGRGIHDVVHGNRRGPLPMRWIYLHVLRELAQHCGHADVLREQIIAARGVARA; encoded by the coding sequence GTGAGTACACCGTCAAGCCATGATTCCGCTGCCTTCGCATCTCCGTTGGAACTGCAGTTCCAAGTATTTCTCGACGACCACCGCGGTGCCCTCTATGACTGCCTCGACGGCATGACCGAAACGGAGGTCCGCAGCAGGCTCGTGCCGTCAAAAACGACTCTCCTGGGACTGGTCAAGCACGCCACCTTTGTGGAGCAGGTGTGGTTCAACGAGGCGATCACGTGCCTTTCCCGAGCCGAAATAGGCTGCCCGGCGGGACCTGACGAGTCGTTCGACCTCACTCCGGAGGACACCATCGCCTCCGTCCGCGCCGCGTACAGCCTGGCCTGTTCGGCGTCGCGGGCCGCGGCAGCGGGCCGCGGAATCCATGACGTTGTGCACGGGAATCGCAGGGGGCCGCTGCCGATGCGGTGGATCTATCTTCATGTGCTCCGCGAACTCGCCCAGCACTGCGGCCATGCGGACGTCCTGCGCGAGCAGATCATTGCCGCACGAGGTGTGGCACGGGCTTAG
- the kdpA gene encoding potassium-transporting ATPase subunit KdpA, which translates to MGLWPAVASFLLVAVVLAALHRPLGDYMARFYTSTKDLAVERGFYRLIGVDSGSRQSWQSYLRSILAFSAVGLLLVYALQRTQHLLPGSLGLPAVPEGLAFNTAASFVANTNWQSYSPEVTMGYAVQLTGLAVQNFLSAAVGLAVAVALVRAFAARKETTIGNFWTDMTRSVLRLLLPGAFLGALFLLIGGVIQNFNGFTEVATLSGGTQTLPGGPVASQESIKLLGTNGGGFFNANSSHPFENPSAWTNLVQIVLMLAIPFSLPRTFGTMMGDRKQGYAILAAMAGIFTVSLVAMTALEFSAASGQAGSMEGKEQRFGIAASALFGTTSTATSTGAVNAMHDSFSPLGGMMAMLNMMLGEVAPGGVGSGLYGMLILALVTSFIAGLLVGRTPEYLGKKIGPREIKLASLYLLTMPTLVLAGTALSFAVPGIREDVQDTSILNPGLHGFSEVLYAFTSAANNNGSAFAGLTANTPWLNTALGLAMLLGRFLPMIFVLALAGSLASQDRVPVSAGTLPTHRPQAVVMLAGVTVIVTALTFFPVLALGPLAEGLL; encoded by the coding sequence ATGGGCCTCTGGCCGGCCGTGGCCTCCTTCCTCCTCGTCGCCGTGGTGCTCGCAGCGCTCCACCGCCCATTGGGCGACTACATGGCACGGTTTTATACGTCCACCAAGGACCTCGCCGTTGAACGCGGCTTTTACCGCCTCATTGGGGTCGACTCCGGATCGCGGCAGTCCTGGCAGTCCTACCTGCGGAGCATTCTGGCGTTCTCGGCTGTTGGCTTGCTGCTGGTCTATGCACTGCAGCGCACCCAGCATCTGCTTCCGGGGTCGCTGGGCCTGCCGGCCGTTCCGGAAGGGCTCGCGTTCAACACGGCCGCATCCTTTGTCGCCAACACCAACTGGCAGTCGTACTCGCCGGAAGTCACCATGGGCTACGCGGTCCAGCTCACCGGGCTCGCAGTGCAGAACTTCCTCTCGGCAGCCGTCGGCTTGGCCGTGGCCGTGGCCCTCGTCCGCGCCTTCGCGGCCCGGAAGGAAACGACCATCGGTAACTTCTGGACCGACATGACCCGTTCCGTGCTGCGCCTGCTGCTGCCCGGGGCTTTCCTGGGTGCGCTGTTCCTGCTCATCGGCGGTGTCATCCAGAACTTCAACGGCTTCACCGAAGTTGCCACCCTCAGCGGCGGCACCCAGACCCTTCCGGGCGGGCCGGTCGCCTCTCAGGAGTCCATTAAGCTGCTGGGCACCAACGGCGGCGGTTTCTTCAACGCCAATTCGTCCCACCCGTTCGAGAACCCCTCGGCGTGGACCAACCTGGTTCAGATTGTGCTGATGCTCGCCATTCCGTTCAGCCTGCCGCGCACCTTCGGCACCATGATGGGTGACCGCAAGCAGGGCTACGCCATCCTGGCCGCCATGGCCGGCATCTTCACGGTCTCGCTGGTGGCCATGACGGCACTGGAATTCTCCGCCGCCTCCGGCCAAGCCGGCTCGATGGAGGGCAAGGAACAGCGTTTCGGCATCGCCGCCTCCGCCCTCTTCGGCACCACCAGCACGGCAACCTCCACCGGAGCCGTGAACGCCATGCATGACAGCTTCAGCCCGCTGGGCGGCATGATGGCCATGCTCAACATGATGCTCGGCGAAGTGGCACCCGGCGGCGTCGGGTCCGGGCTCTACGGCATGCTGATCCTGGCCCTGGTTACCTCCTTCATCGCCGGGCTGCTCGTCGGCCGGACCCCCGAGTATCTGGGCAAGAAGATCGGCCCGCGCGAGATCAAGCTGGCCAGCCTCTACCTGCTGACCATGCCCACCCTCGTGCTCGCCGGCACGGCGCTGAGCTTCGCCGTTCCGGGCATCCGCGAAGACGTGCAGGACACCTCCATTCTGAACCCGGGGCTGCACGGCTTCAGCGAGGTGCTGTACGCCTTCACCTCGGCGGCAAACAACAACGGTTCCGCCTTTGCCGGGCTGACCGCCAACACGCCGTGGCTGAACACCGCGCTGGGCCTGGCCATGCTTCTGGGCCGGTTCCTGCCGATGATCTTCGTGTTGGCCCTGGCCGGCTCCCTCGCGTCACAGGACCGGGTTCCGGTCTCCGCCGGCACCCTGCCCACGCACCGGCCCCAGGCCGTCGTAATGCTGGCGGGCGTCACCGTGATCGTGACTGCCCTGACCTTCTTTCCCGTACTCGCGCTGGGTCCCCTGGCGGAAGGGTTGCTCTGA
- a CDS encoding RidA family protein: MPRFHFSPQLHQSTAPFSHFVQHGDTGYTAGIIGQRPDDGELVSADVAEQCDAMLTNLEALLTEQGLTFKSLVRVTIHLTDYSDFAAINAVYARRIPAPHPARTTLQAAGLPLGAKVQLDAVATVGSPG; this comes from the coding sequence ATGCCGCGATTTCACTTCAGTCCCCAGCTCCACCAATCCACAGCTCCGTTCTCCCATTTCGTGCAGCACGGCGACACGGGATACACGGCCGGCATCATTGGACAGCGTCCCGACGACGGCGAGCTGGTTTCGGCCGATGTCGCCGAGCAGTGTGATGCAATGCTGACGAACCTCGAGGCTCTCCTGACGGAGCAGGGCCTGACCTTCAAAAGCCTGGTGCGCGTCACCATCCATTTGACGGACTATTCCGATTTCGCTGCCATCAATGCCGTGTACGCCAGGCGCATCCCGGCACCGCACCCGGCCCGCACCACGCTCCAGGCAGCTGGACTGCCGCTGGGTGCAAAGGTGCAGCTGGATGCGGTCGCCACCGTCGGGTCCCCAGGCTAA